AGGTGGAGGTTGAGATGGCACCATAAGGGTCCACCACTGTCTGAGCGCAGCGCACCACCGTCAGCAGCAGGAAGAAGCAGAGGAGGGCGTCAAAAAAGAGAGCAAAGCCCAGGTCCACGTCCACCTCCAGCTTGGACAGAGAAGGAGCTGGCTGGTGCTGGTCCATGTGGCTGATCAAGGTATGGGTCAGTAGTAGCTTGAGAGATGCTTGTAAGCTTGTGTTGCAGATCCTGGATGAACAGGATAAATGAARACAACAGAGACTTAGCTGCTTTTCCAATGGCTTGTCTTCCAATGTATGAGATCGGTTGCCAGGTAAGTTAAAGTCTTCTCAGGTAGGTAATGTCTTGTCATGAAATTGCAATGTAAATCATATGATTATACGATATCTCATTAAAGATCCAAGTTAAGTCTTGTACGGTGGGTCACTTGCAGCATAAGTGAACGCCACATTGGGGGCCCCAGCCCAGCGTGTGTCCTCCTGTGAGAGAGGAAATATCATCATCAGCCTAAACTTAATCAAACACACTCATTGGCTCTGAGGTGTACATGTACCCTTGCTAATGTATTGCTCAGAGAAAAAACAAAGAAGACATACATACACTCATACAAAAATGTTGCTCTGACAGAGAAGAaatagacaaaaaaataaaactggccAATGTATTGTATTGTGGAGCACCCCTTGGTATTTCCAAAATCCCAATAATGCTTAAATGTGTTTCTCTTTTCAATATTTTGCATACACGTGTCAGAAAAGTATTGTTTATTTTAGCATATTGGGGCTGCaggttagtggttagagcgttggcccagtaaccgaaagtttgctagatcgaatccccgagctgacaaggtacaaatctgtcgttctgcccctgaacaaggcagttaacccactgttcctaggctgtcattgtaaataagaatttgttcttaactgacttgcctagttaaataaaggttaaataatcaaataaaaataaatatttgtgggTTATACATCACACAATTTGAATACAGTTCATATGAAAGTTCATAGCTGTTAATACGTTTAGTTTGTGTTTTCACCAGTGCTTGacatggactgaaataggtgccggtactgtttatatttaggtgcaggagctccacaatacttttgagctaatattctttaacaggggttcccaaactttttcacttgggacctcccttccagcattggggaacatcctgtattttgccgttttaaagcacattttcttgcaACTCTATAAATTTTTTAATGTCtaatgtattcatgtgatatttgagtgacaaaaaaattacaactaTCTACGGgctaaaaaaacgaaataaataaacattaactGACATGGGCTAtatgatctggacatttctgacaagttataaataactCTCTGAGGTATGCAATGACTatcatgacaagaggaactgatgttGCACTACCCAATtccgaaattgcaccttgtgcattctactattacaacattcaggagtaagtttaaagccggactaagttctttcattttttttaatacaaaataaaataaatggtgggggggggtgcaccccacagtttgggaactactgttctataagaggaacaggagctcaagcagtagaacatttgaggtgacggtactcagctccagtgagctTTAACCCATGTCAAGCACTGATTTACACAAAACAGTAAAAGTACTTAGCAGTAGTCTTAGAACAAAAATGCACACATATGAAAAGCTATAACTGTGGCAAAAGAGTACTCGAATGGACTCAATTAAACAACAAACTAAGCTTCGCAcatacaccatatatacaaaagtatgtggacacccctacaAATGAGTGGAtgcggctatttcagccacacccgttgctgagaggtttataaaatcgagtacagtcatgcaatctctatagacaaacattggcagtagaatggcctcactgaagagctcagtgactttccatgtggcaccgtcataggatgccacctttccaacagttcgtcagttcgtcaaatttcagcCCTGCTTGAACTGGCCGGTCAACcttaagtgctattattgtgaagtagaaacgtctaggagcaacaacggctcagccgcgaagtggtaggccacacaagctcacagaacggaaccacCAAGTGTTGAAGCGCTTAGcaagtaaaaatcgtctgtcctcggttgcaacactcactatcgagttccaaactgcctctggaagcaacgtcagcaccagAACtgcaataactgtttgtcgggagcttcatgaaatgggtttccatcgccgagcagccgcacacaagcccaagatcaccatgtgcaatgccaagcgtcagctggagtggtgtaaacttgccgccattggactctggagcagtggaaacacattctctggaatTATGAATCCTGCTTCACCATCggacgaatctgtgtttggcggatgccaggagaacgctacctgccccaatgcatagtgccMactgtaaagtttggtggaggaggagtaatggtctgggggctgtttttcatggttcaggctaaaccccttagttccagttgaTTAGCGTtaatggaaatcttaacgctacagcatacaatgacattctagacgattttgtccttccaactttgtggcaatagtttagggaaggcactttcctgtttcagcatgacaatgcccccgtgcacaaagcgagtgaattggaatgccgactgcgacccaggcctaatcgctcgtatcagtgcccgacctcactagtgctcttgtggctgaatgaaagcaagtccccgcagcagtgttcatctagtggaaagccttcccagaagagtggaggctgttatagcagcaaagtggggaccaactccatattaatgcccat
This genomic window from Salvelinus sp. IW2-2015 linkage group LG30, ASM291031v2, whole genome shotgun sequence contains:
- the LOC139023308 gene encoding cortexin domain-containing 1 protein; the protein is MDQHQPAPSLSKLEVDVDLGFALFFDALLCFFLLLTVVRCAQTVVDPYGAISTSTYQEEQITN